A genomic window from Glycine soja cultivar W05 chromosome 10, ASM419377v2, whole genome shotgun sequence includes:
- the LOC114372155 gene encoding serine/threonine-protein phosphatase PP1-like → MERGVIDNIINRLLQVRGRPGKQVQLSEAEIKQLCLVSRDIFMRQPNLLELEAPIKICGDIHGQYSDLLRLFEYGGLPPRYNYLFLGDYVDRGKQSLETICLLLSYKIKYPNNFFLLRGNHECASINRIYGFYDECKRRYNVRLWKVFTECFNCLPVAALIDEKILCMHGGLSPELHNLNQIKGLPRPIEVPETGLLCDLLWSDPSSDIRGWGENERGVSYTFGADRVTEFLQKHDLDLICRAHQVVEDGYEFFANRQLVTIFSAPNYCGEFDNAGAMMTVDETLVCSFQILKPVENKKPSKFGFGSTTTVKQSTTKAKFQQSFFGAKA, encoded by the exons ATGGAACGTGGGGTTATTGATAATATCATCAATAGGCTTCTCCAAGTGAGAGGCAGACCAGGGAAGCAGGTGCAACTTTCTGAGGCTGAGATCAAGCAGCTTTGTCTTGTCTCCAGGGATATATTTATGAGGCAGCCCAACCTCTTGGAACTCGAGGCACCAATTAAGATATGTG GAGATATCCACGGTCAATATTCCGACCTTCTGCGACTTTTTGAGTATGGTGGATTGCCTCCTCGTTATAACTACTTATTTTTAGGGGACTATGTTGATCGTGGGAAGCAAAGTTTGGAGACAATATGTCTCCTTCtgtcttataaaataaaatatcccaACAACTTTTTCCTTCTGAGGGGAAACCATGAATGTGCTTCTATAAACCGCATTTACGGATTTTATGATGAGTGTAAACGAAGGTACAATGTGAGGCTTTGGAAAGTGTTCACAGAGTGTTTCAACTGCTTGCCAGTGGCAGCTCTAATTGATGAAAAGATACTTTGTATGCATGGTGGACTCTCTCCTGAGTTACACAATTTAAATCAGATAAAGGGTTTGCCACGTCCTATTGAAGTACCTGAAACTGGTCTACTATGTGATCTCCTTTGGTCTGATCCTAGTAGTGACATTCGGGGTTGGGGAGAAAATGAACGCGGAGTTTCCTATACTTTTGGTGCTGACAGGGTGACAGAATTCCTTCAGAAGCATGATCTTGATTTGATTTGCAGGGCGCATCAG GTTGTAGAAGACGGATATGAATTCTTTGCTAACAGACAACTTGTAACTATCTTCTCGGCACCTAATTACTGTGGAGAGTTTGACAATGCTGGTGCTATGATGACTGTTGATGAGACACTTGTGTGCTCTTTTCAAATATTGAAGCCAGTAGAAAATAAAAAGCCTAGTAAGTTTGGCTTTGGGAGCACAACTACAGTTAAGCAGAGTACAACAAAAGCCAAG TTCCAGCAATCATTTTTTGGTGCTAAAGCATGA